CGAGCGGCGGCGGCGCAGGTGGCGGACGACCTCGGTGGTCACGGCGATCGCCATCGCGACGCCGAAGCCGAGCAGCAGCCCCTTCACCGGGTCGTTCTCGAACGCCATGCCCCCGAAGTAGCCGATCAGCGCCGAGTACACCGCCCAGGAGCCCGCGGCCAGCCCGTCGAAGAAGGAGAAGGAGCGCAGCGGGTGCCGCACGGCCCCCATCGTCAGCGTCACGGCCGTGCGCCCGCCCGGGATGTAGCGGGCGATCACCAGCACCATGCCGCCGCGCTCGGCCAGGGCCTTGGACGCCCACGCGAACGCCGCGCCGGCCCGCCTGCCGCGCCGCAGCCGCCCGATCGAGGACCGTCCGATGAGATAGGAGACGTGGTCGCCCGCGAAGGCGCCGAGGGCCGACACGAGGATCACCAGCGCCAGGTTGGGCCGTCCGGTGGCGGCGAACACCCCCGCGGTGATCACGGCCGTCTCGCTCGGCACCGCGGGGAAGAACCCGTCGATC
The Sphaerisporangium krabiense genome window above contains:
- a CDS encoding DedA family protein — encoded protein: MSHALLDLLNDVMTSPWVYLALFALAAIDGFFPAVPSETAVITAGVFAATGRPNLALVILVSALGAFAGDHVSYLIGRSSIGRLRRGRRAGAAFAWASKALAERGGMVLVIARYIPGGRTAVTLTMGAVRHPLRSFSFFDGLAAGSWAVYSALIGYFGGMAFENDPVKGLLLGFGVAMAIAVTTEVVRHLRRRRSAPLREDGPREALAEAGAPRQG